In Zalophus californianus isolate mZalCal1 chromosome 4, mZalCal1.pri.v2, whole genome shotgun sequence, the following proteins share a genomic window:
- the CA3 gene encoding carbonic anhydrase 3 yields the protein MAKEWGYASHNGPDHWHELYPIAKGDNQSPIELHTKDIKHDPSLLPWSASYDPASCKTILNNGKTCRVVFDDTYDRSMLRGGPLTGPYRLRQFHLHWGASDDHGSEHTVDGVKYAAELHLVHWNPKYNTFGEALKQPDGIAVVGIFLKIGREKGEFQLLLDNLDKIKTKGKEAPFTHFDPSCLFPTCRDYWTYHGSFTTPPCEECIVWLLLKEPITVSSDQMAKLRSLFSSAENEPPVPLVGNWRPPQPIKGRVVKASFK from the exons ATGGCCAAGGAGTGGGGCTACGCCAGCCACAACG GTCCTGACCATTGGCATGAACTTTATCCCATTGCCAAGGGAGACAACCAGTCGCCCATCGAACTGCATACTAAAGACATCAAGCACGACCCTTCTCTGCTGCCATGGTCAGCATCTTATGATCCTGCCTCTTGCAAGACCATCCTGAACAATGGGAAGACCTGCAGGGTTGTGTTTGATGATACCTATGATAGGTCAA TGCTGAGGGGTGGTCCTCTCACTGGACCCTATCGACTTCGCCAGTTTCATCTTCACTGGGGCGCCTCTGATGATCATGGCTCTGAGCACACCGTGGATGGAGTCAAGTATGCAGCAGAG CTTCATTTGGTTCACTGGAATCCAAAGTATAACACTTTCGGAGAAGCTCTCAAGCAACCTGACGGGATAGCTGTGGTTGGCATTTTTCTGAAG ATAGGACGTGAGAAAGGCGAGTTCCAGCTGCTTCTTGACAACCTGGACAAAATTAAgacaaag GGCAAGGAGGCGCCCTTCACACATTTCGACCCATCCTGTCTGTTCCCCACCTGCCGGGACTACTGGACCTACCACGGCTCCTTCACCACACCGCCCTGTGAGGAGTGCATCGTGTGGCTCCTGCTGAAGGAGCCCATCACCGTGAGCTCCGACCAG ATGGCAAAGCTGCGGAGCCTCTTCTCCAGCGCTGAGAACGAGCCCCCAGTGCCCCTTGTGGGGAACTGGCGTCCTCCGCAGCCGATCAAGGGCAGGGTGGTGAAAGCCTCCTTCAAATGA